Proteins from one Gossypium raimondii isolate GPD5lz chromosome 8, ASM2569854v1, whole genome shotgun sequence genomic window:
- the LOC105791924 gene encoding cinnamoyl-CoA reductase-like SNL6: MAPASFHHEKVCVMDASGRLGSTLVERLLERGYIVHAAVQGHVDDLKLNGVATEREKKLKIFHADPFDYQSITDALKGCSGLFYAFEPPQDHPAYDEYMVEVEVRAAHNVVEACARTETIDKVVFTSSATAVLWRDNNSQSLASDLDERHWSDVNFCRKFKLWHALSKTVAEKTAWALAMDRDINMVSINGGLLMEPHLSITHPYLKGAAEMYECGTFVTVDLQFLVDAHICVFEDVSSYGRYLCFNHAITNHEDAIHLARLLTPYSPSPPPSYEEANMIIQQRLSNKKLNKVMVDFESELLLED; the protein is encoded by the exons ATGGCACCCGCTTCCTTCCATCACGAGAAAGTTTGCGTGATGGACGCCTCCGGTCGCCTGGGCTCTACCCTGGTTGAACGCTTGCTGGAAAGAGGCTACATTGTCCATGCTGCTGTTCAAGGCCATG TTGATGATTTGAAACTGAATGGGGTAGCTACTGAAAGGGAAAAGAAGCTCAAGATTTTCCATGCAGACCCTTTCGATTATCAGAGCATTACCGACGCCCTGAAAGGCTGCTCTGGTTTGTTTTACGCCTTTGAGCCCCCACAAGACCACCCTGCCTATGAT GAATATATGGTAGAAGTGGAGGTACGAGCAGCACATAATGTGGTAGAGGCATGCGCTCGGACGGAGACAATAGACAAGGTGGTCTTCACATCCTCCGCCACTGCTGTTCTTTGGAGAGACAACAACTCCCAATCGCTTGCTTCCGATTTGGATGAACGCCATTGGAGCGACGTCAATTTCTGCCGCAAATTCAAG TTATGGCATGCGCTGTCAAAGACGGTGGCAGAGAAGACAGCATGGGCGTTAGCAATGGATAGGGACATTAACATGGTTTCAATCAACGGTGGATTGTTGATGGAGCCTCATCTTTCCATCACCCACCCTTACTTGAAAGGAGCCGCTGAGATGTACGAGTGTGGGACGTTCGTCACAGTCGATCTTCAGTTCTTGGTGGATGCTCACATCTGCGTCTTTGAAGATGTTTCATCCTACGGTCGATATCTATGCTTCAATCACGCCATTACTAACCATGAAGATGCTATTCACCTCGCCCGTTTGCTTACACCTTATTCTCCGTCCCCTCCTCCCAG TTATGAAGAAGCTAACATGATCATCCAACAAAGATTAAGCAACAAGAAATTGAACAAAGTGATGGTGGATTTTGAGAGTGAGCTGCTTTTGGAGGATTGA